In Nocardioides jishulii, the DNA window GATCGCCAAGCCGCGCCAGATCATGGTGGTGCCCGAGCTGCCGAAGACCCGCTCCGGCAAGATCATGCGCCGCCTCCTCAAGGACGTGGCCGAGGGCCGCGACGTCGGTGACGTGACCACGCTGGCCGACTCGTCGGTGATGGACCTGATCAAGGCCCGCGAGGAGGCGACGGCCAAGAGCTGAGTCGCCCGAGCCCGTACGCACGACGGCCGCGTCCCGAGAGGGGCGCGGCCGTCGTGCGTGGTGCGGGCGTACGTGGTGTGCCCCCTCAGGCGTCCCCGCCGTCCGTCCCGAGCGCCTCCCGCAGCCGCGGCAGCAGCTCCGCCTCGGCCACCTCGAGGAACTCCTCCTGTCGCTGGTCGCCGACCTGCAGCAGTGCCAGGTCCGTGAACCCGGCATCGGCGTACGCCTTCACGTTCTCGACGATGCGCTCGAGGTCGGGACCACAAGCGATCGCCTCGGCGACGTCCTCGGGCCGCACCGTGGTGGTGGCCTGCGCGAAGGCCACCGGTCCCGGCAGCTCGGCGTTGACGCGCCACCCGTGCGGCGACCAACGGAACTGGTCGTGGGCCAGCGCAAGGGCCTCTGCCTCGTCGGGGCCCCAGCAGATCGGCAGCTGACCGATCTTGCGGCCCGTGGAGCCACCGCGCGCCGCGTCCCAGGCCTCGACCAGCGTGGCCTCGGGGGCGACCGCCACCATGTCGTCGACGAGTGGTGCGAAGCGGTCGATGCCCCGCTCCCCGGAGACCGCGGCGGCGATGCGCACCCGCTCGTCCGGCAGGTCCCACAACCGTGCGTTGTGCACCTGGAAGTGCTCCCCCTGGAAGTCCAGGATCGCGCCGTCCAGCAGCTCGGAGATGATGGCGATGGCCTCCACGAGCATGTCCTGCCGCACCTCGACGGCGGGCCACGCACCGACGACGTGCTCGTTGAGGTTCTCCCCCGACCCGAGCCCCAACGTGAAGCGCCCCTCGCTCAGGACGCCCATGGTCGCGGCCTTCTGCGCCACCACCGCGGGGTGGTAGCGCCGCGTCGGGCAGGTCACGTACGTCATGAGCTCCACGCGCTCGGTGACCTGGGCGACCGCACCGAGGACGCTCCAGGCGTACGGGGAGTGCCCCTGGCTCGCCAGCCACGGGAAGTAGTGGTCACTGCTCACCTCGAAGTCGAACCCGGCCGCCTCCGCGCCCTGGGCATAGCGGACGAGCTCACGAGGGCCCGACTGTTCGGTCATCAACGTGTATCCCAGCTTCATGCCGAGACCCGTACCCCACGCTCACCTCGGTCATGCCTGCGTCATCGGGAGGCTCGTACGCACCGGGTGCGGCCCTGCATCGTTCGGGAACGAGCGGGTACCAGTGCTCCGATGGCACTGGAGGGGGCCAGGACGTGGCGTCCCTCCGACGTGACCTGACGTTCCTCCACGAAAGGACGCACCATGTCTGTTCGACCAGAAAGGATCCCGACCCGGTCGGGAGTGACCTCCACCCAGATGCAGCTGTGTGCCCTCGTCTTCGGCGTGGTGTTCCTGCTGGTGGGTGTCGCGGGGTTCATCCCGGGCATCACGACCGACTACGACACGATGAAGTTCGCCGGGCACGACTCCAAGGCGATGCTGCTCGGGATCTTCCAGGTCTCCGTGCTCCACAACGTGATCCACCTGCTCTACGGCGTCGCCGGCCTCGCCCTGGCCCGCTCGTGGAACTCAGCACGCATCTACCTGGTCGTGGGCGGGCTCGGCTACGCCGTGGTCTGGCTCTACGGCGTGGTCGTCGACCGCGAGCACGAGGCCAACTTCGTCCCGCTCAACAGCGCCGACGACTGGCTGCACCTGGTGCTCGCCATCGCGATGGTCGGCCTGGGCCTGCTGCTCAGCAAGGAGCGTCGCGGCATCGGGAGCGACGCGCCGATGTGAGAGGTGTCCATGCCCCAGCAGGGCTGAGCACGGACCGCGGTGGCGGTGGCGCTCAGCCCTGGAGCAGGTGCTCGTTCCGGGTCCTGATCAGTCGCTCCAGGTAGCGAGCGAGGACAAGGCGCTCGGCGACTGACCCCAGGGGGCCGAAGGGGGCGTCGAAGTCGATGGTGTCGACCATGCGGGTCCGTCCGTCGACCGCGTCGAACCGGTGCTCGTGACGGAAACGCTTGAAAGGTCCTCGGACCTGCTCGTCGACGAAGCGTCGTCCAGGCTCGAGCACGGTGATACGCGACGTCATCGACCACCAGATGCCGAGGTGCCTCGCTCGCCACGACACCTCCTCGCCCAGGGTGATGAGTCCGCTCGTCACCCCGCCGACGGCGCGCTCGTCCGAGTCAGCCATCGACGAGAGGTGGAGGTCGATGTCCAGCGAACGCTCCATCAGCTGCTCGGGGCTGAGGTCCGACCAGGTCTCGATCTCCAGGTGCACGGTCACCCGGCCATGCTCCCAGAGCCAGCCCCCCAGGGGGACGGCCTTCGTCCGGACGCCGCGCCGCGCGATGGCTGGGGTGCCCGCCCGCCCGTAGGCTCGTCCCGACCCGTCATCCGATGGCTCACCGCCGACTCCCCGGCCCAGGAGGCCCCGTGTCCCGCACCGGCACCAAGATCCGGACGATCCTGCCCAGCCCGGCCCGCTCGGCGGTCGGAGCCACCATCGTGGGTGGCGTGCTGACCGGGCTGGCGGCGGCGCCCGAACGGGTGGGCCACCTCTTCCGTCGTCGCTTCCCGACCGTGGCGGTCACCGGCATGACCGGCGTCGGCAAGACCCAGCTCGCGGACCGCCTCGCGCGGCGTACGTCCGGGGCCGGCGTCTCGGAGGTCGGC includes these proteins:
- a CDS encoding DUF4383 domain-containing protein, producing MSVRPERIPTRSGVTSTQMQLCALVFGVVFLLVGVAGFIPGITTDYDTMKFAGHDSKAMLLGIFQVSVLHNVIHLLYGVAGLALARSWNSARIYLVVGGLGYAVVWLYGVVVDREHEANFVPLNSADDWLHLVLAIAMVGLGLLLSKERRGIGSDAPM
- a CDS encoding TIGR03557 family F420-dependent LLM class oxidoreductase translates to MKLGYTLMTEQSGPRELVRYAQGAEAAGFDFEVSSDHYFPWLASQGHSPYAWSVLGAVAQVTERVELMTYVTCPTRRYHPAVVAQKAATMGVLSEGRFTLGLGSGENLNEHVVGAWPAVEVRQDMLVEAIAIISELLDGAILDFQGEHFQVHNARLWDLPDERVRIAAAVSGERGIDRFAPLVDDMVAVAPEATLVEAWDAARGGSTGRKIGQLPICWGPDEAEALALAHDQFRWSPHGWRVNAELPGPVAFAQATTTVRPEDVAEAIACGPDLERIVENVKAYADAGFTDLALLQVGDQRQEEFLEVAEAELLPRLREALGTDGGDA
- a CDS encoding SRPBCC family protein — translated: MTVHLEIETWSDLSPEQLMERSLDIDLHLSSMADSDERAVGGVTSGLITLGEEVSWRARHLGIWWSMTSRITVLEPGRRFVDEQVRGPFKRFRHEHRFDAVDGRTRMVDTIDFDAPFGPLGSVAERLVLARYLERLIRTRNEHLLQG